A portion of the Musa acuminata AAA Group cultivar baxijiao chromosome BXJ1-1, Cavendish_Baxijiao_AAA, whole genome shotgun sequence genome contains these proteins:
- the LOC135678374 gene encoding squamosa promoter-binding-like protein 16 isoform X2 codes for MDWDLKMPPWNLEELGRDAELSIGSVVVGSTGGGTCQSSGLDCSVDLKLGGLGDFGSSTEWNSHPAASMAMASQSAPSKRPRAPAHGVSCLVDGCNADLSKCREYHRRHKVCEAHSKTPMVVLRGQQQRFCQQCSRFHLLEEFDEVKRSCRKRLDGHNRRRRKPQPSSVNSGIIFPVTGFSACPQIFRTAELESNWTRMVKTEDATPYTPSQFINHQHFPRSSYNFSKGRNQIPFIQDTKTAMDIKSTLQTSVGQLNPRTTAPSGSSGGSSSSKMFNNGLTQVFDSDCALSLLSSPTQTSDVSLSHMVPPADRIPMGQPLVSSLQYGSLMHQSLLQAPDNVTPTGFSCAGMEDQHTGTFLVPDHANDVEINCQNIYHGGGEGSSDATCQTLLFSWP; via the exons ATGGACTGGGATCTTAAAATGCCTCCATGGAACCTGGAAGAATTGGGCCGTGATGCCGAGCTGAGTATCGGCTCGGTGGTGGTCGGGTCGACCGGCGGCGGCACGTGCCAGTCGAGTGGGCTGGACTGCTCGGTCGATCTGAAGCTCGGGGGACTGGGAGATTTTGGGTCATCAACCGAGTGGAACTCCCATCCTGCTGCGTCGATGGCGATGGCATCTCAATCGGCTCCGTCGAAGAGGCCGCGGGCCCCGGCCCACGGCGTTTCGTGCCTGGTCGACGGGTGCAACGCTGATCTTAGCAAGTGCAGGGAGTATCACCGGCGCCATAAGGTCTGCGAGGCGCACTCCAAGACTCCGATGGTGGTGCTCCGCGGCCAGCAGCAGCGCTTCTGCCAGCAGTGCAGCAG ATTTCATTTGCTAGAGGAATTTGACGAGGTAAAACGAAGTTGCAGGAAACGTCTTGATGGGCACAACCGACGCCGAAGGAAACCCCAGCCAAGTTCTGTAAATTCAGGGATCATATTTCCAG TGACAGGTTTTTCTGCATGTCCTCAAATATTTCGAACTGCTGAACTGGAATCCAACTGGACTAGAATGGTGAAAACCGAGGACGCTACCCCATATACTCCTTCACAATTCATCAACCATCAACATTTTCCCAGATCCTCTTACAACTTTAGCAAAGGAAGAAACCAAATTCCTTTTATTCAGGATACTAAGACTGCCATGGATATCAAATCCACACTACAAACTTCTGTAGGTCAATTGAATCCAAGGACAACTGCTCCCTCCGGAAGCAgtggtggcagcagcagcagcaagatgTTCAACAATGGGCTAACCCAGGTCTTTGACTCCGAttgtgctctctctcttctgtcatcGCCGACTCAGACTTCAGATGTCAGCCTAAGCCATATGGTGCCACCAGCTGATCGGATCCCCATGGGTCAGCCTCTCGTATCAAGTTTACAGTATGGCAGTCTCATGCATCAGTCGCTCTTGCAGGCACCTGACAATGTGACACCAACTGGATTCTCATGTGCAGGGATGGAGGATCAGCATACCGGGACCTTTTTGGTTCCTGATCATGCTAATGATGTTGAGATCAACTGCCAGAATATATATCATGGTGGCGGTGAAGGTTCTTCAGATGCAACATGCCAGACTCTTCTGTTCTCTTGGCCTTAG
- the LOC135678374 gene encoding squamosa promoter-binding-like protein 16 isoform X1, translating to MDWDLKMPPWNLEELGRDAELSIGSVVVGSTGGGTCQSSGLDCSVDLKLGGLGDFGSSTEWNSHPAASMAMASQSAPSKRPRAPAHGVSCLVDGCNADLSKCREYHRRHKVCEAHSKTPMVVLRGQQQRFCQQCSRFHLLEEFDEVKRSCRKRLDGHNRRRRKPQPSSVNSGIIFPGHQVTGFSACPQIFRTAELESNWTRMVKTEDATPYTPSQFINHQHFPRSSYNFSKGRNQIPFIQDTKTAMDIKSTLQTSVGQLNPRTTAPSGSSGGSSSSKMFNNGLTQVFDSDCALSLLSSPTQTSDVSLSHMVPPADRIPMGQPLVSSLQYGSLMHQSLLQAPDNVTPTGFSCAGMEDQHTGTFLVPDHANDVEINCQNIYHGGGEGSSDATCQTLLFSWP from the exons ATGGACTGGGATCTTAAAATGCCTCCATGGAACCTGGAAGAATTGGGCCGTGATGCCGAGCTGAGTATCGGCTCGGTGGTGGTCGGGTCGACCGGCGGCGGCACGTGCCAGTCGAGTGGGCTGGACTGCTCGGTCGATCTGAAGCTCGGGGGACTGGGAGATTTTGGGTCATCAACCGAGTGGAACTCCCATCCTGCTGCGTCGATGGCGATGGCATCTCAATCGGCTCCGTCGAAGAGGCCGCGGGCCCCGGCCCACGGCGTTTCGTGCCTGGTCGACGGGTGCAACGCTGATCTTAGCAAGTGCAGGGAGTATCACCGGCGCCATAAGGTCTGCGAGGCGCACTCCAAGACTCCGATGGTGGTGCTCCGCGGCCAGCAGCAGCGCTTCTGCCAGCAGTGCAGCAG ATTTCATTTGCTAGAGGAATTTGACGAGGTAAAACGAAGTTGCAGGAAACGTCTTGATGGGCACAACCGACGCCGAAGGAAACCCCAGCCAAGTTCTGTAAATTCAGGGATCATATTTCCAGGTCATCAAG TGACAGGTTTTTCTGCATGTCCTCAAATATTTCGAACTGCTGAACTGGAATCCAACTGGACTAGAATGGTGAAAACCGAGGACGCTACCCCATATACTCCTTCACAATTCATCAACCATCAACATTTTCCCAGATCCTCTTACAACTTTAGCAAAGGAAGAAACCAAATTCCTTTTATTCAGGATACTAAGACTGCCATGGATATCAAATCCACACTACAAACTTCTGTAGGTCAATTGAATCCAAGGACAACTGCTCCCTCCGGAAGCAgtggtggcagcagcagcagcaagatgTTCAACAATGGGCTAACCCAGGTCTTTGACTCCGAttgtgctctctctcttctgtcatcGCCGACTCAGACTTCAGATGTCAGCCTAAGCCATATGGTGCCACCAGCTGATCGGATCCCCATGGGTCAGCCTCTCGTATCAAGTTTACAGTATGGCAGTCTCATGCATCAGTCGCTCTTGCAGGCACCTGACAATGTGACACCAACTGGATTCTCATGTGCAGGGATGGAGGATCAGCATACCGGGACCTTTTTGGTTCCTGATCATGCTAATGATGTTGAGATCAACTGCCAGAATATATATCATGGTGGCGGTGAAGGTTCTTCAGATGCAACATGCCAGACTCTTCTGTTCTCTTGGCCTTAG
- the LOC135678374 gene encoding squamosa promoter-binding-like protein 16 isoform X3 — translation MDWDLKMPPWNLEELGRDAELSIGSVVVGSTGGGTCQSSGLDCSVDLKLGGLGDFGSSTEWNSHPAASMAMASQSAPSKRPRAPAHGVSCLVDGCNADLSKCREYHRRHKVCEAHSKTPMVVLRGQQQRFCQQCSRFHLLEEFDEVKRSCRKRLDGHNRRRRKPQPSSVNSGIIFPGHQVTGFSACPQIFRTAELESNWTRMVKTEDATPYTPSQFINHQHFPRSSYNFSKGRNQIPFIQDTKTAMDIKSTLQTSVGQLNPRTTAPSGSSGGSSSSKMFNNGLTQVFDSDCALSLLSSPTQTSDVSLSHMVPPADRIPMGMEDQHTGTFLVPDHANDVEINCQNIYHGGGEGSSDATCQTLLFSWP, via the exons ATGGACTGGGATCTTAAAATGCCTCCATGGAACCTGGAAGAATTGGGCCGTGATGCCGAGCTGAGTATCGGCTCGGTGGTGGTCGGGTCGACCGGCGGCGGCACGTGCCAGTCGAGTGGGCTGGACTGCTCGGTCGATCTGAAGCTCGGGGGACTGGGAGATTTTGGGTCATCAACCGAGTGGAACTCCCATCCTGCTGCGTCGATGGCGATGGCATCTCAATCGGCTCCGTCGAAGAGGCCGCGGGCCCCGGCCCACGGCGTTTCGTGCCTGGTCGACGGGTGCAACGCTGATCTTAGCAAGTGCAGGGAGTATCACCGGCGCCATAAGGTCTGCGAGGCGCACTCCAAGACTCCGATGGTGGTGCTCCGCGGCCAGCAGCAGCGCTTCTGCCAGCAGTGCAGCAG ATTTCATTTGCTAGAGGAATTTGACGAGGTAAAACGAAGTTGCAGGAAACGTCTTGATGGGCACAACCGACGCCGAAGGAAACCCCAGCCAAGTTCTGTAAATTCAGGGATCATATTTCCAGGTCATCAAG TGACAGGTTTTTCTGCATGTCCTCAAATATTTCGAACTGCTGAACTGGAATCCAACTGGACTAGAATGGTGAAAACCGAGGACGCTACCCCATATACTCCTTCACAATTCATCAACCATCAACATTTTCCCAGATCCTCTTACAACTTTAGCAAAGGAAGAAACCAAATTCCTTTTATTCAGGATACTAAGACTGCCATGGATATCAAATCCACACTACAAACTTCTGTAGGTCAATTGAATCCAAGGACAACTGCTCCCTCCGGAAGCAgtggtggcagcagcagcagcaagatgTTCAACAATGGGCTAACCCAGGTCTTTGACTCCGAttgtgctctctctcttctgtcatcGCCGACTCAGACTTCAGATGTCAGCCTAAGCCATATGGTGCCACCAGCTGATCGGATCCCCATGG GGATGGAGGATCAGCATACCGGGACCTTTTTGGTTCCTGATCATGCTAATGATGTTGAGATCAACTGCCAGAATATATATCATGGTGGCGGTGAAGGTTCTTCAGATGCAACATGCCAGACTCTTCTGTTCTCTTGGCCTTAG